The Drosophila innubila isolate TH190305 chromosome 3R unlocalized genomic scaffold, UK_Dinn_1.0 2_E_3R, whole genome shotgun sequence genome has a segment encoding these proteins:
- the LOC117790555 gene encoding eukaryotic initiation factor 4A-III has protein sequence MARKNAQAEDLSNVEFETSEDVEVIPTFNAMNLKEELLRGIYAYGFEKPSAIQQRSIKPIVKGRDVIAQAQSGTGKTATFSISILQSLDTTLRETQVLCLSPTRELAVQIQKVILALGDMMNVQCHVCIGGTNLGEDIRKLDYGQHIVSGTPGRVFDMIKRRVLRTRAIKMLVLDEADEMLNKGFKEQIYDVYRYLPPATQVVLISATLPHEILEMTSKFMTDPIRILVKRDELTLEGIKQFFVAVEREEWKFDTLCDLYDTLTITQAVIFCNTKRKVDWLTEKMREANFTVSSMHGDMPQKERDEIMKEFRAGQSRVLITTDVWARGIDVQQVSLVINYDLPNNRELYIHRIGRSGRFGRKGVAINFVKSDDIRILRDIEQYYSTQIDEMPMNVADLI, from the exons ATGGCACGAAAAAATGCGCAGGCGGAGGATCTCTCGAACGTGGAGTTTGAGACAAGCGAAGATGTTGAGGTGATACCCACCTTCAATGCCATGAACCTCAAGGAGGAGCTGCTACGCGGCATTTATGCGTACG GTTTCGAAAAGCCTTCGGCTATTCAACAGCGCAGCATCAAGCCGATTGTGAAGGGACGCGATGTTATTGCCCAGGCACAGTCCGGCACAGGCAAAACAGCGACTTTCTCCATATCCATACTGCAGAGTCTGGACACAACGTTGCGGGAGACACAAGTGCTGTGTCTGTCGCCAACACGCGAGTTGGCTGTGCAAATCCAAAAGGTTATTCTGGCGCTGGGCGATATGATGAATGTCCAATGCCATGTGTGCATTGGCGGCACCAATCTGGGTGAGGACATACGCAAGCTGGACTACGGTCAGCATATTGTTAGTGGAACACCTGGACGTGTTTTCGACATGATCAAAAGACGTGTACTTCGCACAAG AGCTATCAAAATGCTGGTGCTTGATGAGGCTGATGAGATGTTGAACAAGGGCTTCAAGGAACAAATCTATGACGTATATCGTTATCTACCGCCAGCTACTCAAGTGGTGCTCATCTCTGCAACACTGCCGCATGAAATACTGGAAATGACATCCAAATTCATGACGGATCCTATTCGAATTTTGGTCAAACG TGATGAGTTGACTCTGGAAGGCATCAAACAGTTCTTCGTGGCTGTCGAACGCGAGGAATGGAAGTTCGATACACTTTGCGATCTCTATGACACTTTGACCATCACACAGGCTGTCATATTCTGCAACACCAAGCGCAAGGTGGATTGGTTGACTGAAAAAATGAGAGAAGCCAACTTTACAGTGAGCTCCATGCACGGCGACATGCCGCAAAAGGAGCGTGACGAGATTATGAAGGAGTTCCGTGCTGGCCAGTCTCGAGTCCTCATCACAACTGATGTCTGGGCGCGCGGCATTGATGTTCAGCAAGTGTCTCTGGTCATCAATTACGATTTGCCGAACAATCGTGAATTGTACATTCATCGCATTGGACGTTCCGGTCGTTTTGGCCGTAAAGGTGTTGCgattaactttgtcaaatccgATGATATTCGCATTCTTCGCGATATTGAGCAATACTATTCAACGCAAATCGACGAGATGCCCATGAATGTGGcggatttgatttaa
- the LOC117789462 gene encoding uncharacterized protein LOC117789462, giving the protein MRYESLVLIFIVSIVLMVSAKSSHYQKKFRSGLCAGGNPSFCKINLKSTNMASKAADEAKAAKEAQTCAGEEASHRAMDQLADKAEHAARAAEAALKGKKQLLDRMLSTRNGTDEVIEEIKNAMCISRSNIQAVARVTSDFKQTLEQLQCWHDEAQANLVSLREIAANIRKDVKEKQKVLMESQQRVNNLKKCLMEATEDLDRTEKIAEQAESAAQEAKERINAVKDAFEKIKRLRKKDARSLRWILKRLVKK; this is encoded by the coding sequence ATGCGTTACGAGTCCTTGGTATTGATCTTCATAGTGAGCATAGTACTGATGGTCAGTGCAAAGTCATCACACTATCAAAAGAAATTCAGATCGGGACTCTGTGCAGGCGGCAATCCGTCCTTTTGCAAGATCAATCTGAAGTCAACAAATATGGCCTCAAAGGCTGCGGATGAGGCGAAAGCTGCTAAGGAGGCACAGACGTGTGCCGGCGAGGAAGCCAGTCATCGGGCCATGGATCAATTGGCTGACAAAGCTGAGCACGCGGCTCGAGCAGCGGAAGCTGCTTTAAAAGgtaaaaaacaattgcttgaTCGGATGCTTAGCACTCGGAATGGGACCGATGAAGTCATTGAGGAGATAAAAAACGCTATGTGCATCAGTCGATCCAACATACAAGCAGTGGCACGAGTAACTTCAGACTTTAAGCAGACTTTGGAGCAATTACAGTGCTGGCATGACGAAGCCCAGGCTAATCTTGTGAGTCTCCGGGAAATAGCCGCCAATATCAGAAAAGATGTAAAGGAGAAGCAAAAAGTTCTGATGGAATCACAGCAGCGTGTTAATAATCTAAAGAAATGTTTAATGGAAGCTACAGAGGATCTCGATCGTACCGAAAAAATTGCCGAGCAGGCAGAAAGTGCGGCCCAGGAGGCCAAGGAGAGGATCAACGCCGTTAAAGAtgcttttgaaaaaattaaaaggctCAGGAAGAAAGACGCAAGATCACTAAGATGGATTCTTAAAAGACTagtcaaaaaataa
- the LOC117792119 gene encoding axoneme-associated protein mst101(2), whose amino-acid sequence MFLKLGQLLIQLMLMMLLIPAFGYTSDKELDKQALVVSNLVYDDGSNSLDIGGEHNHMKESCNMNAVANPKHRASSIAIKAAQEAKAASDAQLPAAENAAHQVIIQLADKALAAAKAAEAALSGKQQIVEQLETEVREGELVVQEEAASLQNSQGNCNAAAQASKQAGVQLKTLAEAVKNAQANVHNSDQAANGAQQELAEKQQLVEAAKKRVDLLLRQLDVARSDFKNTKKAAEHAACAAQEAKQRATRERRKAEIRAKLRRHHTNI is encoded by the exons ATGTTTTTGAAGCTTGGACAACTTTTAATCCAGCTTATGCTGATGATGCTGTTGATTCCAGCTTTTGGCTACACGTCGGATAAG GAATTAGATAAACAGGCGCTGGTTGTGTCCAATTTGGTCTATGACGATGGCAGCAATTCATTGGATATCGGTGGTGAACACAACCATATGAAAGAGAGCTGCAACATGAATGCAGTCGCCAATCCGAAGCACAGAGCCTCCAGCATAGCCATCAAAGCCGCCCAGGAGGCAAAGGCTGCATCCGATGCCCAACTGCCGGCTGCGGAAAATGCAGCTCACCAAGTGATAATTCAGCTGGCAGACAAGGCTCTGGCGGCAGCTAAAGCCGCTGAAGCTGCTTTATCGGGAAAACAACAGATCGTTGAGCAGCTGGAAACAGAGGTGCGGGAGGGGGAACTTGTTGTTCAAGAGGAGGCCGCCTCTCTGCAGAACTCACAGGGTAATTGCAATGCAGCTGCCCAGGCCTCGAAGCAGGCAGGAGTGCAGCTAAAAACGTTAGCAGAAGCCGTCAAGAATGCCCAGGCCAATGTGCACAACTCGGATCAGGCGGCAAACGGAGCACAGCAGGAATTGGCGGAGAAACAACAACTGGTTGAGGCGGCCAAGAAGAGAGTAGACTTACTGCTGCGGCAATTGGATGTTGCAAGATCTGATTTCAAGAATACCAAGAAAGCCGCTGAGCATGCGGCCTGTGCCGCTCAAGAAGCCAAGCAACGTGCAACACGGGAGCGTCGCAAAGCTGAAATACGCGCCAAACTGCGACGTcatcatacaaatatttaa
- the LOC117792118 gene encoding sodium-independent sulfate anion transporter: protein MSTIENEVTFRKQAEVNQNLEAQFRSSSTDFILITDHRTSKYKSLEQLEAAKQEEELKPSCCTNYVRNTFRMKTLKKRLPIISWLPKYNKADAIGDIIAGFTVGLTVIPQGLAYSGVVGLPAESGLYGSFLGCFVYVLLGTCKDNTIGSTAVASLMTFQFAQGSWARSVLLTFLTGIIEILMAVFKLGCLVEFVSGPVSAGFTSAVSLIVLTSQMKYILGVNADGASFLQNWISMMNDIRNIRIWDTCLGFGCLALLLLIRSLSRIRIGPKEKDQRSRLQCVLNEVIKFVGVTRNASIVIGATLVAMYLEGNGNNPFRLTGYIPPGLPKVSLPQFSIEAQHGNATAGIPEVSGESFFEMVQSLGYGLIIVPIIALLENVSVCKAFAKDKQIDISQELFATGVANIANSLVSGYRSNGGLARSAVNNASGCRTNMSNLYIGIIVVLSISYLTEYFFFIPKAVLAAIIISAVVFQLQYQIIMPMWRSKRSDLVPGVLAFITCLVLPLEIGIMVAIGANQLFILYHSARPKVTLEQLETEQGIKFIKITPDRCLIFPSVEFVRNMVLKSGSKTTLPVVIDCTYIYAADFTAAKVISSMLDDFRRRQQKIIFFNLKPSVVSIFEGLKTKLVLCYNTHALNLELLPNATENLSRSVDSLDNVEGGESVSMTSNSTLSLARF from the exons ATGTCCACAATCGAGAATGAGGTGACCTTCCGAAAGCAGGCGGAAGTGAATCAGAATCTGGAGGCCCAGTTTCGCAGCTCCTCCACAGACTTTATACTGATCACAGATCATCGCACGTCCAAGTACAAGAGCCTCGAGCAATTGGAGGCAGCCAAGCAGGAGGAGGAGTTAAAGCCCTCCTGTTGCACGAACTATGTGCGGAATACATTTCGCATGAAGACGCTGAAGAAGCGTCTGCCCATAATTAGCTGGTTACCCAAGTACAACAAAGCAGATGCCATTGGAGATATTATAGCGGGCTTTACAGTGGGTCTGACAGTTATACCCCAAGGCCTGGCCTACTCCGGCGTGGTGGGTCTGCCCGCAGAG TCTGGACTCTATGGATCGTTTCTGGGCTGCTTTGTGTACGTGTTGTTGGGCACTTGCAAGGATAATACGATAGGAAGCACAGCTGTGGCCTCATTGATGACATTTCAGTTTGCTCAAGGATCCTGGGCACGTTCTGTGCTGCTCACCTTCCTCACCGGCATCATTGAGATTCTGATGGCCGTCTTCAAATTGGGCTGTTTGGTGGAATTCGTTTCGGGCCCGGTCAGTGCAGGATTCACCAGTGCCGTTTCGTTGATTGTGCTCACCTCGCAGATGAAATACATTTTGGGAGTAAACGCGGATGGTGCGTCCTTCCTGCAGAACTGGATTAGCATGATGAACGACATAAGGAACATACGCATTTGGGACACTTGCCTGGGATTCGGTTGCCtggcgctgttgctgctgatacGCAGCCTGAGCAGGATTCGAATTGGACCCAAGGAGAAGGATCAACGCAGCCGACTACAGTGTGTGCTCAATGAGGTGATCAAGTTTGTGGGTGTCACACGGAATGCTTCGATTGTCATAGGTGCCACCTTGGTGGCCATGTATCTGGAGGGGAATGGTAACAATCCGTTCCGCTTGACAGGCTACATTCCACCAGGACTACCGAAGGTGTCGCTCCCTCAGTTCTCGATTGAGGCACAACACGGCAATGCCACAGCCGGCATTCCAGAAGTGTCCGGTGAAAGTTTCTTCGAGATGGTTCAGAGTTTGGGCTATGGCCTGATCATAGTGCCCATTATAGCGCTGCTGGAGAACGTGTCCGTCTGCAAGGCTTTTGCCAAGGATAAACAGATTGACATTAGCCAGGAACTGTTTGCTACCGGTGTGGCAAACATTGCCAATTCCCTGGTGAGCGGATATCGCAGCAATGGAGGCTTGGCTCGTTCCGCCGTCAACAATGCCAGCGGATGTCGCACCAACATGTCCAATCTGTACATTGGCATTATTGTGGTGCTGTCCATCAGCTACCTCACCGAGTACTTCTTCTTCATTCCGAAAGCGGTTCTGGCAGCTATTATCATATCCGCCGTGGTATTCCAGCTGCAATATCAGATCATTATGCCCATGTGGCGCAGCAAAC GTTCCGATCTTGTGCCTGGCGTTCTGGCTTTTATCACCTGTCTGGTGCTGCCCCTGGAGATTGGCATCATGGTGGCCATTGGAGCCAATCAGCTCTTCATACTCTATCATTCGGCCCGTCCCAAGGTCACTCTGGAGCAGCTGGAGACGGAGCAGGGCATTAAGTTTATAAAGATCACACCGGATCGCTGCTTGATATTTCCCTCCGTGGAGTTCGTTAGGAACATGGTGCTCAAGTCTGGCAGCAAGACAACGCTGCCCGTGGTCATCGATTGCACCTATATCTATGCTGCTGACTTCACCGCTGCCAAAGTCATCTCCTCCATGTTGGACGACTTCCGTCGACGTCAGCAAAAGATTATCTTCTTCAATCTCAAGCCGAGTGTGGTCAGCATCTTTGAGGGACTCAAGACCAAGCTGGTGCTCTGCTACAACACCCATGCACTCAATCTGGAACTTTTGCCAAATGCTACAGAGAATCTCTCGCGCTCAGTGGACTCACTGGACAATGTGGAAGGAGGCGAGAGTGTTAGCATGACGAGCAACAGCACTTTATCCCTGGCGAGATTCTAA